From Pelosinus fermentans DSM 17108, the proteins below share one genomic window:
- a CDS encoding electron transfer flavoprotein subunit alpha produces MAVKVNPEECIGCTACVGACPFGAIVMEDGKALITDACTACGACIDICPVGAIHREVEEKNVSMNKDDFKGVWVYIEQVDGHARNVGYELLNEGRKLADAMGQELAGVLIGDNVDQLTKEVFARGADKIYLVEGKEFSHYSTDAYTITLTDLIHTYKPAVILMGATNDGRDLGPRVAGRVGTGLTADCTNLGIDPATGLVAWTRPAFGGNIMATILCPDHRPQMGTIRPNVFKRSAPDYSRTGEIVKVASKVKMTDIRTKLLEIIREGVASANLEEAEIIVSGGRGLTKPESFALIEELADVLGGAVGASRAVVDAGWKPALYQVGQTGKTVGPKVYFACGISGAIQHVAGMSSSDIVIAINKDPEAPIFKIANYGIVGDVMEVIPALIDEIKKVKAAG; encoded by the coding sequence TTGATAACAGACGCCTGTACCGCTTGCGGTGCTTGTATAGATATTTGCCCGGTAGGGGCTATTCATCGTGAAGTGGAAGAAAAAAATGTTTCCATGAATAAAGACGATTTTAAAGGCGTATGGGTTTATATTGAACAAGTTGACGGACACGCACGCAATGTGGGGTATGAATTGTTAAATGAAGGCCGTAAACTAGCGGATGCTATGGGTCAGGAATTGGCAGGAGTACTTATTGGCGATAATGTCGATCAACTGACCAAAGAAGTGTTTGCCCGGGGTGCTGATAAAATTTATTTGGTAGAAGGCAAAGAATTTTCTCATTACAGTACAGACGCCTATACCATTACGTTGACGGATTTGATCCATACGTATAAACCTGCTGTTATTTTAATGGGGGCAACCAATGATGGAAGAGATTTAGGACCAAGAGTAGCTGGTCGGGTTGGTACTGGATTGACTGCGGATTGCACGAATCTTGGTATTGATCCGGCGACAGGCTTGGTAGCCTGGACTCGTCCTGCATTTGGCGGCAATATTATGGCAACTATTTTATGCCCTGACCATCGTCCACAGATGGGAACCATACGTCCTAATGTTTTTAAACGTTCAGCGCCGGATTATTCACGAACTGGCGAAATCGTAAAAGTAGCCAGTAAGGTAAAAATGACGGATATTCGTACTAAATTGCTGGAGATCATTCGCGAAGGCGTTGCATCGGCTAATTTAGAAGAAGCTGAAATCATTGTCTCAGGCGGCCGTGGTTTAACAAAGCCGGAAAGTTTTGCTTTAATTGAGGAACTGGCCGATGTACTGGGCGGAGCCGTAGGTGCATCCCGGGCAGTAGTTGATGCGGGCTGGAAGCCGGCACTCTATCAGGTTGGGCAGACGGGCAAAACTGTTGGTCCCAAAGTCTATTTCGCCTGTGGCATTTCCGGTGCCATTCAGCATGTAGCTGGAATGTCGTCCTCTGACATCGTAATTGCGATAAACAAAGATCCAGAAGCACCCATTTTCAAAATTGCCAATTATGGTATTGTAGGCGATGTAATGGAAGTCATCCCTGCGTTAATTGATGAGATTAAAAAGGTGAAAGCTGCGGGTTAG